The Lysinibacillus timonensis nucleotide sequence CAAAGAGCAGATCGCGCGGTGAAACAGGCAATGTCACACCCACAGGAAATAGCAGTTGAACATGCGTTTAATTCAATTGAACATGCAGAAAATGCTTATTTGAACGCAGTTGAGCACAATGAACATCTGGATATGGTAGAGCAACATAAGGAACAGCTTGATATGGTGAAGCAGCAACTGCATGAAATTGATGAAATTGTTCAAGAAAAACAGTAGTGAGTCGATTGGGAAATTATTGAAGGCCATATTTTAAAAAGGATCCACAAGGTTACTACTTTTTAGCTTTCGCAAGCCTCCGATCTTACTCCCGCATGAATAGTAAAGCATGTGGGAGTTTTTTTCTACTTCTTGATTATTAAGCATTCCCCATTAAATAAAATTTTATTATTAAATTGCACATAATCTTCTCTAAACAGTGAACATATACTAGATTTCCAATTAAGTTCTGTTAGTGAATTTACAGTAATTTCATAATTTATTAACTTCAACTTAATATAGATTATTTAATATGTAAGAAGGGATTAGATAGTACACTAAAAGGATGAGTATGAATGTTAATAGAATCCGTTCTCTCAAATAATCGAATTATTGCTGCAACTCAATTAAAAGATATAAAACATGCGGATGGATCACAATGTTCAGCGATCATATTAATGAATGCAAAACTATCTGAGTTAATGCATATGCCAAAGGTACAAAAACCATTATTTATACATATTGATTTACTTAAAGGATTAAAGAACGATAGAGAGGGAATTGCCTTTCTTAAGACATTTATAAATCCGACTGGCATTGTAACCACGAAAGGTAACTTGATTGAAGCGGCTAAAAAAGAGGGCTTGCTTACAATACAAAGAATTTTCTTAATCGATACTAATTCATTAAAGACAGCAATTCAAAATATAAAAGAGTATCGTCCTGATGCCATTGAAGTAATGCCAGGTATCGCTCCATCTATTGTTAGTACATTAAAACGGGAATTAGATATACCAATTATCCTTGCAGGGTTAATTTCAACAATAGATGATGTGCTTCATGCTTTTGATGCTGGTGCAGAAGCAGTATCTCTAAGTAATCAACTTCTATGGAATGCTACAACAGATTCTATAATTACAACTAAATAACTTTTATAAGGACTTGGGTGGAGACCATAGAAAACCCATTTGTTCCCGATTGATGAATGAATTTGACGAGCTAGTTGTCAACTTAAGGGGGTAAATGTGTGCTTTTTTATTGTCTCCCTTTTTTGTAAATAGAACGAAAGGAGGTAACCGATTTAATAGATTCCTTACTACATTTAGATTAATTCTAAGAACATAGAAATTAAATGCACAAAAACTCAAACTATATTTCAAATTTGAAAGGGGAAATATTTATGAAACTAAAACTAGCTTTATTAAGCGTCATTGTTCTGTTGTTCGGCACTTTAGCGGCTTGCAGTAACAGTTCGACTGAAAGTTCTAATGATACAAATAGTGAAACTATCGATTTAACTTGGTATTATCCAGTCAATGTAGGTGGTGCAGTTACTGAGGTTATCGATCAATATGCGGAGGACTTTAACAATGAAGGAATTGAGGTAAATGGAAAAAAGGTAACGGTCACTCCGGTATATAGCGGTAACTATGATGAAACAATGACGAAAGTTCAAACAGCCATTAAAAACGGAAAGGCTCCAGATTTATCAGTTCAATTATCTGTGGACTTATTCCAAATTAAAAATTCAATCGTTCCTTTAGATGATTTTATTAAAAATGATCCTGAAGCACAAGAAATGGTAAATGACTTCTTCCCAGGCTTTATGGAAAATGCACAGACGGACGGCATGACATATTCTATTCCCTTCCAAAGAAGTACTGTTATTTTATACTACAACAAAGACTTGTTTAAAGAAGCTGGTTTAGATCCAGAAGCACCACCTACAACTTGGGATGAAGTAATTGAATATGGTAAAAAACTGACGAAAGATGGACAGTGGGGAATTGAATTGCCGGCTACTGTCAGTGGTTATTGGATTTATCAAGCACTATATTTACAAAACAGTGTTAACAATATGATGAGTGATGATGGAAAAGAAATTTACTTGAATACAGCTGAGGCAAAAGAAGCCCTCCAATATTGGGTTGATTTAAGTAAAAAGCACAAAATTATGCCTGAAGGAGTGTTAGATTGGTCTACGGTGCCAACAGACTTTATTGAGGGTAAGACAGCTATGATGCTGACAACGACAGGTAACTTAACAAATGTTAAAAACAATGCGAAATTTGATTTTGGTGTAGCGTTTTTACCTGGAAATAAACAAATTGCCACTCCAACTGGTGGAGGTAACTTCTATATCTTTAAGGATACATCTGAAGAAAGACAACAAGCCGCTTTTGAATTTATAAAATGGATTACAGAACCAACTCGTGCAGCTGAGTGGAGTATTAATACGGGTTATATTGCTACTCGTCAATCTAGTTATGAAACGGAAGTTTTAAAGGAATACGTTGATTCATTCCCACAAGCTAAAATTGCAATGGAGCAATTAGAATATGCCAATAAGGAAATTTCGGTTTATGAGCAAGGGAAAATTCAAAAAATTATACATGATGCATTGCAAGCAGCCATTAATGGTGCGGACGTTAGCGAAACATTAGACAAGGCTCAGGCAGAAGCTGAAGCAATTTTAAAAGCATATCAATAAATCATTGTGGTGAGGTGAAGGACTTGGGGAGAAGTAAGGTTGTCAAAGAAAATTTGACTGCTTGGATTTTTCTCCTTCCATCCCTCATTTTTCTTATCATGTTTACTTTATATCCGATTATCAATACATTCATTTCAAGTTTCTATAAATCGGATTTATCTACAATAGAGCCAATCTTTATAGGTGTAGATAACTTTGGAATCATGATGGAAGATGAGGTATTTAGGAAGGCGTTTATCAATAATATTTGGTTTGCTATCGGTACTGTTCCAACCAGTGTATTTCTAGGATTACTACTAGCGATGCTAGTTAATCGAACTTTTGTTGGGAAATCATTGTCGAGAGTGTTTTTCTTTTATCCAGTTGTCATTCCAATGGTTGCGGCATCTTTTATTTGGTTGTTTTTCTATACGCCGGATTATGGAATGATTAATTCGATACTCAAGGTTTTTGGGTTTGGGGAATTGAATTTGTTAGGTAATTCGGATACTGCGTTGCTGTCCATCATGGCCTTGGTCATTTGGAAAGAAGCCGGT carries:
- a CDS encoding glycerol-3-phosphate responsive antiterminator, with amino-acid sequence MLIESVLSNNRIIAATQLKDIKHADGSQCSAIILMNAKLSELMHMPKVQKPLFIHIDLLKGLKNDREGIAFLKTFINPTGIVTTKGNLIEAAKKEGLLTIQRIFLIDTNSLKTAIQNIKEYRPDAIEVMPGIAPSIVSTLKRELDIPIILAGLISTIDDVLHAFDAGAEAVSLSNQLLWNATTDSIITTK
- a CDS encoding ABC transporter substrate-binding protein, with product MKLKLALLSVIVLLFGTLAACSNSSTESSNDTNSETIDLTWYYPVNVGGAVTEVIDQYAEDFNNEGIEVNGKKVTVTPVYSGNYDETMTKVQTAIKNGKAPDLSVQLSVDLFQIKNSIVPLDDFIKNDPEAQEMVNDFFPGFMENAQTDGMTYSIPFQRSTVILYYNKDLFKEAGLDPEAPPTTWDEVIEYGKKLTKDGQWGIELPATVSGYWIYQALYLQNSVNNMMSDDGKEIYLNTAEAKEALQYWVDLSKKHKIMPEGVLDWSTVPTDFIEGKTAMMLTTTGNLTNVKNNAKFDFGVAFLPGNKQIATPTGGGNFYIFKDTSEERQQAAFEFIKWITEPTRAAEWSINTGYIATRQSSYETEVLKEYVDSFPQAKIAMEQLEYANKEISVYEQGKIQKIIHDALQAAINGADVSETLDKAQAEAEAILKAYQ
- a CDS encoding carbohydrate ABC transporter permease, with translation MGRSKVVKENLTAWIFLLPSLIFLIMFTLYPIINTFISSFYKSDLSTIEPIFIGVDNFGIMMEDEVFRKAFINNIWFAIGTVPTSVFLGLLLAMLVNRTFVGKSLSRVFFFYPVVIPMVAASFIWLFFYTPDYGMINSILKVFGFGELNLLGNSDTALLSIMALVIWKEAGFFMIFYLAALQNVPNDLLEAARIDGALKWRQFRSVVFPLLMPTTLFSVIIATTNAFKTVDQLVVMTQGGPNNASNLLLYYIYENTFRFMDYGKAATVTVIVLIIMVMIAAIQFFATDKKIHYS